From Aliarcobacter butzleri, the proteins below share one genomic window:
- a CDS encoding ABC transporter permease — MVSYAFKALFANKLKTFLIVLSLIFSIVSIFLISSISNGVISMYSTLLKSDGDIIVTQAKISDTFFSNVNINLIEQINNLKDIKDTSAMIVGASPVEKLPIIAVYGVTQNRFKNYTLTQGKYPSQNEVIIGKSIFEQLVNKNEIQIANKSFKISGVFKSEIGFENGGVVLNIDDAGNIFNKSASMILVNTTLNADVENIIKEIKNLSEDIDVKSTQNFVDNYNQFKIIKTSSNVISFIAFSMGLLGIVSLMSITINQRKAEFGIKRALGIKTSKIVYSIMVESFLLGVFSFVCAFIISNVTLYFVKNAKTLQGYVNGEISIELGFYIFVTSILMAIIGSIIPALNAAKTDPVELIQGNKI; from the coding sequence TTGGTTTCATATGCTTTTAAAGCACTATTTGCAAATAAACTAAAAACCTTTTTAATCGTTTTAAGTCTCATTTTTTCGATAGTTTCTATATTTTTGATTAGTTCTATTTCAAATGGAGTTATCTCTATGTATTCAACACTTCTAAAAAGTGATGGAGATATTATAGTTACTCAAGCAAAAATATCTGATACATTTTTTTCAAATGTAAATATCAACTTAATTGAACAAATAAATAACTTAAAAGATATAAAAGATACATCAGCGATGATTGTAGGAGCAAGTCCTGTTGAAAAACTTCCAATCATTGCAGTTTATGGAGTAACGCAAAATAGATTTAAAAATTACACTTTAACACAAGGAAAATATCCATCACAAAATGAAGTAATTATTGGAAAATCAATATTTGAACAACTAGTAAATAAAAATGAAATTCAAATTGCAAATAAAAGTTTTAAAATCTCTGGAGTTTTTAAAAGTGAAATTGGTTTTGAAAATGGTGGTGTTGTTTTAAATATAGATGATGCTGGAAATATTTTTAATAAATCAGCTTCAATGATTTTAGTAAACACAACTTTAAATGCAGATGTTGAAAATATTATAAAAGAGATTAAAAATTTATCAGAAGATATTGATGTTAAATCAACACAAAATTTTGTAGATAACTACAATCAATTCAAAATCATAAAAACTTCATCAAATGTTATTTCATTTATCGCTTTTTCCATGGGTTTACTTGGAATTGTAAGCCTTATGAGTATCACAATAAATCAAAGAAAAGCTGAATTTGGAATAAAAAGAGCTTTAGGAATAAAAACATCAAAAATCGTTTATTCAATAATGGTTGAGAGTTTTTTACTCGGAGTTTTTAGTTTTGTTTGTGCCTTTATTATTTCAAATGTAACTTTGTATTTTGTAAAAAATGCAAAAACTCTACAAGGTTATGTAAATGGAGAGATATCTATTGAATTAGGTTTTTATATCTTTGTTACTTCTATTTTAATGGCAATTATTGGTTCAATAATTCCAGCTTTAAATGCTGCAAAAACTGATCCAGTTGAACTTATTCAAGGAAATAAAATATGA